CTGCGTTCCCCTCCCCTGGCGCACAGCGCGTAGAGAGAAGGAAAGGCGCGGGGCCGCCCAGGCAAGCAGCTCAAGGGGGTTTGCATCAAAGCAGCTATTTCCACAACGCTGCGCCACCGTGGGCGCGCACCATACGCGGGCAGCCGAGCAAGGGCAGCCCCGCAGCGAAGGCTGCGTTCCCCTCCCTTAGCGCACAGCGCGTAGAGAGAGGGGGAAGACGCAAAGCGGCTCAGGGGGTGTTTCATCAATGCACCGAACCGCCTGCATCGGCCTTGCCGGACATGGGACGCTGGGGCTTGGCGCCTGCGGGCAGCGGCTGGGGCACCAGAGTGCCGACGGTGAGCTGGTCGTCGCCGAAATACTTGGCGGCCACGGCCTTCACATCGTCGGAGGTGACTTTCTGCAGCTCGGCCAGCAGCTTGTCCTCGGCATCCAGCGGCATGTTCTGGATCCAGTAATTGCCCAGGTTCTGGGCCTGGCCCATGACGGAATCGCGCTCATAGACGTTGGAGGCCATCCACTGCGTCTTGACGCGGTCCAGCTCGTCAGCCTGCACGCCCTCCTCGGCCACCTTCTTGATCTGGGCCCGCAAGGCAGCTTCCACATCGGCCACGGTCTTTCCCTGGGCCGGCACGCCCGTCAGCATGAACAGGCTGGGCCCGCGCCCCAAAATGCTGGCCGAGCTGCCGGCGCTGTCTGCCACACGGCCGTTGGCCTGGCCTTCGCCCTGCACCAGGGCGCGCTCCAGACGGGCGCCGTCATAACCGTCGAGCACCGCGGACAGCACCAGCAGCGCCAGCGCATCCTTGTCCTCGGCCTGAAGCTTGTCCACGCTCTTCAGGGTGGGCGTGCGATAGGCCATGGCGATAAAGGCCTGCTCGGCAGGCTGCTTGACCTCGATACGGCGCACGCCGATCTGCCTGGGTTCGGTCTGCGGCTTGCGCTGCGGCAAGGCGCGCGCAGGAATGCTGCCGTAATACTTCTCGGCCCAGGCACGCACCTGGTTGACGTTCACATCCCCCACCACGACCACTGCGGCATTGGACGGCACATACCAGCGCTTGTGGAAGTCGCGCACATCTCCGGGCGTCATGGAGTCCAGATCGCTCATCCAGCCCACCACGGGGCGGCGATAGGGCGAGGCCATGAAGGTGGCCGCCATCAGCTGCTCCATCAGCATGGCGCGCGGCTGGTCGTCGGTGCGCATGCGGCGCTCTTCCTTGATGACCTCGATTTCCTTCTTGAATTCGGAGTCCGGCCACTGGTTGTTGGCAAAACGATCGGATTCCAGCTTCATCACGTCTTCCAGACGGTTGGACGGAATCTGCTGGTAATAGCCGGTGTAGTCACGCCAGGTGAACGCGTTTTCCTGGCCACCCAGCGCCGCCACGCGACGCGAGAAGTCTCCGGGCTTGACGCTTTTGGAGCCCTTGAACATCATGTGCTCCAGCGCATGGGCCACGCCCGTGGTGCCGTCGACCTCGTCCATGGAGCCCACACGTACCCAGACCATGTGCACGGCCGTGGGCGCGCGCCGGTCGGGCAGCACGATCAGCTGCATGCCGTTCTTCAGCGTGAACTGCTGCACTTGCGGCGCGGCCGCCGTGGCAGCAGCAGGCACAGGTTGCGACGATGCGCCCGGCGCAGCCAAGGCTGCCCCAGCGCTCAAACAGGCCATTAAGCCCAGTACAGGGAGTGCGCGTACATGTTTCATAGAATGATGCGATTCTAAAAACCCGCCAATGTTCAGTTTTTTCAAGAAAAAGCCCAATTCACCCGATGTGGTGAACACCACGCCCGCTGCCGAGACAACCGCGGCGCCTGCGTCTGCGTCTGCTGCGCCAACCAGGCCCGCTTCACAGGATACGCCTGCTGCGCCTGCCGAAAATGGCAACAGCTCCTGGTGGCGCAAGCCCTTTGGCGGCGGCGCGACGGCCAAGGCCGGCGAAGATCAGCCTGCTACTCAGGATTTTGTAGCAGCCCCCGAGCCTACCGCAAAGCCGCAAGCCCCAAATTCCCGTCAAAGCTGGATGGAACGCCTGAAAGCCGGTCTGCGCAAGACCGGCTCCAGCATTGCCACCGTCTTTACCGGCACCCAGATCGACGACCGGCTCTATGAAGAGCTGGAGGACGCGCTGCTGATGGCCGACACCGGCGTCAAGGCCACCCAGCATCTGCTGGAAGACCTGAAGCGCCGCGTCAAGGAAACCAAGACCACCGAGCCCGCCGCCGTCAAGGCACTGCTGGCCGATGCGCTGACCGATTTGCTCAGGCCGCTGGAGAAGCCGCTGACCATCGGCGAGCACACACCGACCGTCATCATGGTGGCCGGCGTCAACGGTGCGGGCAAGACCACTTCCATCGGCAAGCTGACCAAGCATCTGGCCGACGGCGAGCAGTCCGTGCTGCTGGCCGCCGCCGACACCTTCCGCGCCGCCGCGCGTGAGCAGCTGGGCGTCTGGGCCAATCGCAACACCGTGGAAATCATCAGCCAGGACGGTGGCGACCCCGCCGCCGTGAGCTTCGATGCCGTCTCCGCCGGCAAGGCGCGCAAAAAGGATGTGGTGCTGGTCGATACGGCCGGACGCCTGCCCACGCAGCTGCATCTGATGGAAGAGCTCAAGAAGATCAAGCGCGTGGTGAGCAAGGCCGACGGCACGGCGCCGCACGAGGTGCTGCTGGTGATTGACGGCAACACCGGCCAGAACGCCCTGACCCAGGTGCGCGCCTTCGACGATGCACTGCAGCTCACGGGCCTGATCGTCACCAAGCTCGACGGCACGGCCAAGGGCGGCGTGCTGGCCGCGATTGCGCAGGAGCGCCCCGTGCCCGTCTACTTCATCGGCGTGGGCGAGAAGATCGAGGATCTGGAAACCTTCAGCGCACGCGAGTTCGCCCAGGCCCTGCTGTCCTGAAGCACAAGAACCATAGCTGCCAGCGATTTATCTATCGAGTTTTCAGATAGATTCAGCACTGAAACCCAATGAAGGAGCGCGCAAGGCGCTCCTTTTTTATTCAGACTTCAGAGCTGCACCTGCTGCTTGATCCACTTGGCATAGTCGTTCAGGCAGCGCTCGGTGCGCATGGTGATCTGGGGAACTTCATAGCTGTGATGGCTGCGCAGCAGCGCAGTCAGCCGTGGCAGTGCCTCGGGCAGGGTCTTGCAGGTCAGGCGCCATTCGGGAGCGGTCTGCAGCACGCCGTCCCACTCGTAATACGAGGTGATGCGCTCGGTCTGCACACAGGCCGCAGCCTTGGCCGCGACCAGCGCCCGCGCCATGTCCTCGGCCTCGGCCGAATGCCCAACGGTGGTCGTCACCACGCACAGCGTGGCCCAATGACTGTCCTGCGCGGACGCGGACTTGAGAGTGGCGGTCTGGGTAGATGTGGTGCTCATGCAGCCTAGTCTAGGCCCAAGACCGCCCTGCCCGCCACTGCCTTACGCCGGATACAGACCCAGCTGCTGCGCGCGCAGCCGCGTCAGCCCCAGCAGGGCATCGGTGAACGGCGTGCTCATGCCGCACATGGCACCCATCTCGCGCACGGCGCCCACCAGGGCGTCCAGCTCCACCGGCTTGCCGGCTTCCACATCCTGGAGCATGGAGGTCTTGAAGCCGCCCAGCTTGAGCGTGACCTGATGACGGTCCTGCGGGCTGTCGGCAATCGGCAGGCCGATGCGCGCGCCGATTTCCCGGGCCTCCAGCATCACGGCCGTGATGAAGTTGCGCACCAGCTCATCGCCCAGAATCCTGTCCGTGGTCGCGCCCGTGATCGCACTGACGGGGTTCATGGTCATATTGCCCCAGAGCTTGTACCAGGCGTCACGCTGGATGTTGTCGCTGAGCCTGACCTCGATGCCGCCCGCGCGCAGCAGCTCGGTCAGTGCCAGCAGACGCGGCGTGGGCGCATCGCCGGGCAGGGCCATGGGCTCGCCGACGATGAGGCTGTTGCCGAAATGACGGCGCACCACCCCCGGCGCATCGAGAGAGCAGCTGGCATGCACCACCGAGCCGAGCACCTGCCCGGTGGGAATGGCACGCGCAATCTCGCCCTGCGGGTCCACGGCCCTGAGCTGCAGGCCGCGCAAGCCGGCATCCACGCCACCAGCCAGAAACCACCAGGGAACGCCGTTCATGGCGGTCAGCACCAGGGTCTGCGGGCCGATCAGCGGTGCGACGGCACGGGCCACCTCGGGCATGGACGGCGCCTTGACGGCAATCACCACCACATCCTGCACGCCCAGGGCGGCCGGGTCCTGCTGCGCATTGACGGCCACGGTCTCGCGCTCCTCTCCATGCACCAGCGTCAGGCCGTTGTGCTGCAGCGCAGCCAGCGTCTGGCCCCGCGCCACGGCGCTCAGCTCGCAGCCGGCCCTGGCCAGCGCCACACCCAGCCAGCCGCCAATGGCGCCGGCACCGTAGATACAGACTCTCTTCAGACCCATGCTCTTGTCTCTCCTGTCTTATGGAACTCTCAAAAAGCAGTGGCTGCCGGTGCTTTACCGTAAAGCATCTGAAGACCTTGCCCCCTTGAAACCAGGCGATATCTTCGCGGCCGCCGCTCATTGTTGATACGTTAACAGCAGTATCCCCCCGCGCGACACTGAAGGCCGTTGACAGCTGGGCACCCCGCACTGCGCGCCATGCCAGCTGCCCTGTTCATCGACATTTCAAGGACCGACTCATGAGCTCCAACACCGCCGTCGTCAATCTCACAGCCCAGATCACGGCACTGGCCAGCGCCTTGCGCATCGTGCCGGACGCCAGCCCCCAGGCCGTGCAGACGCGCGAGCAGGTGGCTGCCACGCTGGACAAGCACATTCACGATGTGCTGGAAGAAGGGGCCCGGGACAACGCCGACGGTGGCAAGACCATCAGGGCGGCGCTGCTGGGCTGGTCGCCACCGCGCCATGAAAAAGCCGGGCCCAGGGCCCGGCAAAGAGATGCAGCAAACCAGAGAACCCTCAAGGGCCGTGCTCACGCCAGCGTATAGGCCGTCTTCACCGTGGTGTAGAACTCCTGGGCATAGCGGCCCTGCTCGCGCGGGCCGTAGCTGCTGCCCTTGCGACCGCCGAACGGCACGTGGTAGTCCACCCCCGCCGTGGGCAGGTTGACCATGACCATGCCGGCCTGGCTGTGGCGCTTGAAGTGCGTGGCGTACTTGAGGCTGGTGGTCGCAATGCCGGCCGACAGGCCGAACGGCGTGTCGTTGGCCATGGCCAGGGCTTCTTCGTAGTCCTTGACGCGGATCACGCTGGCCACGGGGCCGAAGACTTCTTCGCGGTTGATGCGCATGCCGGCTTCGGTGTCCACAAACAGCGTGGGCGCCATGTAGAAACCATCCTTGCCGCTGCCCGTGTGGCAGGCCACGCGGGCGCCGCCAGCGGCCAGGCGCGCGCCTTCGGCCTTGGCGATTTCCACATAGCTCAGATCCTGCTCCAGCTGGGCCTGGCTGACCACGGGGCCCATGTCGGTGCCGGCGGCGCGTGCGTCACCGACCTTGATTTGGACCATGCGCGCCTGCAGGGCCTCGATGAAGGCCGGGTAGATCCTGTCGGTCACGATCAGGCGGCTCGATGCCGTGCAGCGCTGGCCGCTGGAGTAGAAGCCGCTCTGGGCCGACAGTTCCACGGCCTGGTTCAGGTCGGCATCGTCCAGCACGATCTGGGGATTCTTGCCGCCCATTTCCAGCTGCACCTTCTTGCCGCTCTTCACGCAGGCTTCGGCAATGCCACGGCCCACGCCCGTCGAGCCCGTGAAGCTGATCGCCGCCACGTCGGCGTGGTTGACCAGGGCTTCACCGATCACGCGGCCGCGGCCCATGACCAGGTTGAAGACACCGGCGGGGATGCCTGAGCGGTGGATGATGTCGGCCAGGGCCCAGGCACTGCCGGGCACCAGGTCGGCGGGCTTGAGCACCACGCAGCAGCCGTTGGCCAGGGCCGGAGCGATCTTCCAGGCGGGGATGGCGATGGGGAAGTTCCAGGGCGTGATCAGGCCGACCACACCGATGGGCTCGCGCGTGATTTCCACGCCGATGCCGGGGCGCACCGAAGGCACGGTCTCGCCAGTGAGGCGCAGGCATTCACCGGCAAAGAACTTGAAGATCTGGCCGGCGCGGCCGACTTCGCCAATGGCTTCGGGCAGGGTCTTGCCTTCTTCGCGGGCCAGCAGCTCGCCGAGCTCCGCCTTGCGCGCCAGGATCTCCGTGGCTATCTTGTCCAGGGCGTCGGAGCGCGCCTGGATGCCCGAGGTGGACCAGACTGGGAAAGCGGCAGCGGCGGCGGCCACGGCCGCCTGCACGTCCTCGGCCCCCCCCTGGGCGTACTCGCCGATCACGTCGGACAGGTCGCTGGGGTTGGTGTTGGGGCAATAGCTGTCAGCAGCCGTCCATTGGCCGTTGATGAGGTTGTGGTGTTGGGTCATGGATATGCTCTTGATAGAGGAGCTTGCTGCACTTTCTATTCATAGATTTCAGTATAAAAAGCACCTGAACTCCTTAATAAAAAAGCGCAACCAGCTCCTGTATTCATAGTCGTCTCAACGGGCCCAGCGCAGCACCAGCGGGTCCAGCCGGCGGGCGATGTCCAGCAACTGGCGTCGCACCTCGGGGTGCATGGGCGGCCAGGGCGAGCGCGGCGCATCGCAGGCGATCACGCCGCCCTCCTTCATCAGCGCCTTGGCGGCGAGGAAGCCGGCCTGGCGGTTTTCGTGGTTGATCAGCGGCAGCCAGCGCTGGTACTGCTCGAAGGCCTTGTCCTTGTCGCCTGCGCGGTGCGCCTCGATGATGGGGCGTATGCCGTCGGCAAAGCCGCCGCCCGTCATGGCGCCCGTGGCGCCGGCCTCCAGGTCGGCCAGCAGCGTGATGGCTTCCTCGCCGTCCCAGGGGCCTTCTATCGCTTCGCCGCCCAGGGTGATCAGTTCGCGCAGCTTGCCCGCCGCACCGGCGGTTTCCATCTTGAAGTAGCTGACCTGCGCTATCTCCCTGGCCATGCGGGCCAGAAAGGCCGGCGACAGCGGCGTGCCCGCGGCCGGTGCGTCCTGGACCATGATGGGGATGTCGATGGCGTCGGACACGCCCTGGTAGAAGGCCTGCACCTGGGCTTCGCCGAAGCGGAAGGTGGCGCCGTGGTAGGGCGGCATGACCATGACCATGGCGGCGCCCATGTCCTGGGCACGGCGGCTGCGCTCGGCGCAGATTTTGGTACTGGTGTGCGTGGTGGTCACGATCACGGGAACGCGGCCGCCCACATGCTCCAGGGCCGTGCGCGTGAGGATTTCGCGCTCCTCGTCCGAAACCAGGAACTGCTCGGAGAAGTTGGCAAGGATGCACAGGCCGTCCACGCCCGAGTCGATCATGAAATCCAGGCAGCGCTTCTGGCTGGTCAGGTCCAGCGTGCCGTCCTCGTGGAAGGTGGTGGGCACGACGGGGAAGATGCCCCGGTAACGGGGATTGGAGAGTGCTGGCATGCTGCGTCTCCTCAATCGATGATGTGGAACTGGTCCAGATACTCGGTCTTGAGCGTGAGGCCCAGGCCAGGCACGTCGTCGCGCAGTTGCAGGAAGCCGTTGTCGGCAACCGGTTCGCCGTCGAAGATGTACCAGAACAGCTCGTTGCCGACTTCCACGTCGAAGATGGGGAAGTACTCGGCCATGGGCGAAGCCAGCGTGCTCATGGTCAGGTGGTAGTTGTGCATCTGGCCGGCATGCGGGATCACGGGCACTGAATAGGCTTCGCACAGGGCATTGATCTTGTGCGCCGCCGTGATGCCGCCCACGCGGTTGGTGTCGTACTGCACGACGGAGACGGCCTTCCTGTCCAGCAGCTGCTTGAAGCCGTAGAGCGAAAACTCGTGCTCGCCGCCCGAGATGGGAACGATGTTCATGGCGTTGAGCTCGGCGTAGCCGTCGATGTCGTCGGCGATCACGGGCTCTTCCAGCCAGCGCGGCTCGAACCTGGCCAGCTTGGGCAGCATGCGCTTGGCATACTCCAGGTTCCAGCCCATGTAGCACTCCAGCATCAGGTCGGTGTCGTAGCCGATCACTTCACGGATGGCTTCGACGGACTTGAGATTCTCCTTCACACCGTCCTGCAAATGGGCGGGCCCGTAGCCGAAGCGCATCTTGAAGGCCTTGAAGCCCTGATCCAGGAATTTCTGTGCTTCGTCCTGCATCTCTTTCAGGTCGGTGCGGTAGAGCTTGCTGTAGTAGCAGGGAATCTTTTCCTTGGTGCGCCCGCCCAGCAGCTTGAACACGGGCTTGTTCACGCTCTTGCCCAGGATGTCCCAGATGGCCAGGTCCACAGCCGAGATGGCGGCCATGGTCACGCCCTTGCGGCCCCAGGCATGGGTGGCGCGGTACATGCGCTGCCACAGGTATTCGTAGTCCCAGGGGTCCTGGCCGATGACCAGGGGCGCCAGGTACTCGTCGATGATGGCCTTGGCTATTCTTGGCGCCAGGGCCACGTTGCCCAGACCGATGATGCCGTCATCGGTTTCGATCTCGACCACGGTCCACGAATGGAAGCGGAAGGTGCTCATGGACTCGGTGTTGGAGTACACCAGATCCATGGCGTTGGAGCAGAAGTTGCCCTGGGGCGGAACGGTCTTGCCCTTCCATTCATAGACACGGGCGCGGACGGACTTGATCTTCATACAGACCTCGGAAGCAAAGAGTGGGTAGGACAGGC
This DNA window, taken from Comamonas testosteroni TK102, encodes the following:
- a CDS encoding M16 family metallopeptidase, translating into MACLSAGAALAAPGASSQPVPAAATAAAPQVQQFTLKNGMQLIVLPDRRAPTAVHMVWVRVGSMDEVDGTTGVAHALEHMMFKGSKSVKPGDFSRRVAALGGQENAFTWRDYTGYYQQIPSNRLEDVMKLESDRFANNQWPDSEFKKEIEVIKEERRMRTDDQPRAMLMEQLMAATFMASPYRRPVVGWMSDLDSMTPGDVRDFHKRWYVPSNAAVVVVGDVNVNQVRAWAEKYYGSIPARALPQRKPQTEPRQIGVRRIEVKQPAEQAFIAMAYRTPTLKSVDKLQAEDKDALALLVLSAVLDGYDGARLERALVQGEGQANGRVADSAGSSASILGRGPSLFMLTGVPAQGKTVADVEAALRAQIKKVAEEGVQADELDRVKTQWMASNVYERDSVMGQAQNLGNYWIQNMPLDAEDKLLAELQKVTSDDVKAVAAKYFGDDQLTVGTLVPQPLPAGAKPQRPMSGKADAGGSVH
- a CDS encoding dihydrodipicolinate synthase family protein gives rise to the protein MPALSNPRYRGIFPVVPTTFHEDGTLDLTSQKRCLDFMIDSGVDGLCILANFSEQFLVSDEEREILTRTALEHVGGRVPVIVTTTHTSTKICAERSRRAQDMGAAMVMVMPPYHGATFRFGEAQVQAFYQGVSDAIDIPIMVQDAPAAGTPLSPAFLARMAREIAQVSYFKMETAGAAGKLRELITLGGEAIEGPWDGEEAITLLADLEAGATGAMTGGGFADGIRPIIEAHRAGDKDKAFEQYQRWLPLINHENRQAGFLAAKALMKEGGVIACDAPRSPWPPMHPEVRRQLLDIARRLDPLVLRWAR
- the cutA gene encoding divalent-cation tolerance protein CutA — encoded protein: MSTTSTQTATLKSASAQDSHWATLCVVTTTVGHSAEAEDMARALVAAKAAACVQTERITSYYEWDGVLQTAPEWRLTCKTLPEALPRLTALLRSHHSYEVPQITMRTERCLNDYAKWIKQQVQL
- a CDS encoding L-rhamnonate dehydratase translates to MKIKSVRARVYEWKGKTVPPQGNFCSNAMDLVYSNTESMSTFRFHSWTVVEIETDDGIIGLGNVALAPRIAKAIIDEYLAPLVIGQDPWDYEYLWQRMYRATHAWGRKGVTMAAISAVDLAIWDILGKSVNKPVFKLLGGRTKEKIPCYYSKLYRTDLKEMQDEAQKFLDQGFKAFKMRFGYGPAHLQDGVKENLKSVEAIREVIGYDTDLMLECYMGWNLEYAKRMLPKLARFEPRWLEEPVIADDIDGYAELNAMNIVPISGGEHEFSLYGFKQLLDRKAVSVVQYDTNRVGGITAAHKINALCEAYSVPVIPHAGQMHNYHLTMSTLASPMAEYFPIFDVEVGNELFWYIFDGEPVADNGFLQLRDDVPGLGLTLKTEYLDQFHIID
- the ftsY gene encoding signal recognition particle-docking protein FtsY, which encodes MFSFFKKKPNSPDVVNTTPAAETTAAPASASAAPTRPASQDTPAAPAENGNSSWWRKPFGGGATAKAGEDQPATQDFVAAPEPTAKPQAPNSRQSWMERLKAGLRKTGSSIATVFTGTQIDDRLYEELEDALLMADTGVKATQHLLEDLKRRVKETKTTEPAAVKALLADALTDLLRPLEKPLTIGEHTPTVIMVAGVNGAGKTTSIGKLTKHLADGEQSVLLAAADTFRAAAREQLGVWANRNTVEIISQDGGDPAAVSFDAVSAGKARKKDVVLVDTAGRLPTQLHLMEELKKIKRVVSKADGTAPHEVLLVIDGNTGQNALTQVRAFDDALQLTGLIVTKLDGTAKGGVLAAIAQERPVPVYFIGVGEKIEDLETFSAREFAQALLS
- a CDS encoding 2-dehydropantoate 2-reductase, whose protein sequence is MGLKRVCIYGAGAIGGWLGVALARAGCELSAVARGQTLAALQHNGLTLVHGEERETVAVNAQQDPAALGVQDVVVIAVKAPSMPEVARAVAPLIGPQTLVLTAMNGVPWWFLAGGVDAGLRGLQLRAVDPQGEIARAIPTGQVLGSVVHASCSLDAPGVVRRHFGNSLIVGEPMALPGDAPTPRLLALTELLRAGGIEVRLSDNIQRDAWYKLWGNMTMNPVSAITGATTDRILGDELVRNFITAVMLEAREIGARIGLPIADSPQDRHQVTLKLGGFKTSMLQDVEAGKPVELDALVGAVREMGAMCGMSTPFTDALLGLTRLRAQQLGLYPA
- a CDS encoding aldehyde dehydrogenase family protein, which codes for MTQHHNLINGQWTAADSYCPNTNPSDLSDVIGEYAQGGAEDVQAAVAAAAAAFPVWSTSGIQARSDALDKIATEILARKAELGELLAREEGKTLPEAIGEVGRAGQIFKFFAGECLRLTGETVPSVRPGIGVEITREPIGVVGLITPWNFPIAIPAWKIAPALANGCCVVLKPADLVPGSAWALADIIHRSGIPAGVFNLVMGRGRVIGEALVNHADVAAISFTGSTGVGRGIAEACVKSGKKVQLEMGGKNPQIVLDDADLNQAVELSAQSGFYSSGQRCTASSRLIVTDRIYPAFIEALQARMVQIKVGDARAAGTDMGPVVSQAQLEQDLSYVEIAKAEGARLAAGGARVACHTGSGKDGFYMAPTLFVDTEAGMRINREEVFGPVASVIRVKDYEEALAMANDTPFGLSAGIATTSLKYATHFKRHSQAGMVMVNLPTAGVDYHVPFGGRKGSSYGPREQGRYAQEFYTTVKTAYTLA